In Celeribacter indicus, a single genomic region encodes these proteins:
- a CDS encoding heavy-metal-associated domain-containing protein: protein MKFNVPDMSCGHCTSTIEKAIKAADANASVSCDIPARTVSVEGALSTERLTALLREAGYENTVTA, encoded by the coding sequence ATGAAATTCAACGTTCCCGACATGAGTTGTGGTCATTGCACCAGTACGATCGAAAAGGCGATCAAGGCAGCTGACGCAAATGCGAGCGTATCTTGCGACATTCCGGCCCGCACGGTTTCTGTTGAAGGTGCACTGTCAACAGAACGGCTGACGGCCCTGCTTCGTGAAGCTGGGTACGAAAATACCGTGACTGCCTAA
- a CDS encoding YnfA family protein, protein MTYLWYLIAAFAEIAGCFAFWAWLRLDRSPLLVGPGLVSLALFAWLLTRAESEMAGRAYAAYGGVYIAASMIWMWLVEGSRPDRWDIAGILLCLLGSALILLPSRS, encoded by the coding sequence ATGACTTACCTTTGGTATCTTATTGCTGCCTTTGCCGAGATCGCTGGATGTTTTGCTTTCTGGGCATGGTTGCGGCTCGATCGTTCGCCGCTTTTGGTCGGGCCAGGTCTGGTAAGTTTGGCACTCTTCGCATGGCTTTTGACGCGCGCAGAAAGCGAAATGGCCGGTCGGGCATATGCAGCTTACGGGGGCGTCTACATAGCGGCGTCCATGATCTGGATGTGGCTAGTGGAGGGGAGCCGACCGGACCGCTGGGACATTGCAGGCATTCTTCTTTGCCTCCTAGGCAGTGCTCTCATCCTGTTGCCTTCGCGCTCATGA
- a CDS encoding DsbA family protein, which yields MDMIFRNLMLVSSFALLPMAVQAADLDEARVKELVYEAIRENPQIIMEAVEILQRQDAEAQAQAQATVLRDQRQLLEQDPNAPVLGNPDGDVTVIEFFDYNCPYCRRAMPEVLALLEADPNVRLVYREWPILGDGSVFATKAALASRLQGKYEAFHWALMGMNGRAEEASVLRIAQEVGLDIERLQTDMERPEIEEHIATSMRLTQSLGFSGTPSFVIGDNLVPGFVESDKLTELVDNVRASAN from the coding sequence ATGGACATGATTTTCAGAAATTTGATGCTCGTATCGTCATTTGCCTTACTTCCAATGGCAGTGCAGGCCGCAGACCTGGACGAAGCGCGGGTCAAGGAACTTGTATATGAGGCTATCCGCGAGAATCCGCAAATCATCATGGAAGCAGTCGAAATACTTCAACGTCAGGACGCCGAAGCCCAGGCACAAGCGCAGGCAACCGTCTTGCGCGATCAGCGACAATTGCTCGAGCAAGACCCGAATGCACCGGTTCTCGGCAATCCCGATGGGGATGTGACCGTTATCGAATTTTTCGATTACAACTGCCCATATTGTCGCCGCGCTATGCCGGAAGTTCTGGCACTGCTGGAGGCTGACCCCAATGTGCGTCTGGTCTATCGCGAATGGCCAATTCTCGGGGACGGATCCGTGTTTGCAACCAAAGCTGCACTCGCATCGCGGCTGCAAGGCAAGTATGAGGCATTCCACTGGGCCCTAATGGGTATGAACGGCCGGGCGGAAGAAGCAAGCGTTCTCAGGATAGCACAAGAGGTCGGTCTCGACATCGAACGCCTTCAAACTGACATGGAGCGCCCCGAAATTGAAGAGCATATCGCGACCTCGATGCGGTTGACGCAGTCGCTCGGCTTCAGTGGCACGCCTTCATTTGTGATCGGCGACAATCTGGTTCCAGGCTTCGTGGAAAGCGATAAGCTCACGGAACTGGTCGACAACGTGCGGGCGTCGGCAAACTAG
- a CDS encoding c-type cytochrome, which yields MRSAYLAVISSIGLIGLGATWWFSGNASQGSSPFDDVNIELGQALYSENCASCHGANLEGQPDWRSPGSDGRLPAPPHDRNGHTWHHSDQILFSYTKLGGAELMRQQGSDFDSGMPGFAGKLTDQEIWNILGFIKSTWPERERNAQAARTAAEQEG from the coding sequence ATGAGATCAGCTTACCTGGCGGTAATTTCATCCATTGGCCTGATTGGGCTAGGTGCAACCTGGTGGTTCAGCGGCAATGCCTCCCAGGGTTCTTCCCCGTTTGACGACGTCAATATCGAACTGGGGCAAGCTCTCTATTCTGAAAACTGTGCGTCCTGCCATGGCGCCAATCTCGAAGGGCAACCAGACTGGCGAAGCCCTGGTTCAGATGGCCGCCTGCCCGCGCCGCCGCATGATCGCAACGGTCATACCTGGCACCATAGTGACCAGATTTTGTTCTCCTACACCAAGCTCGGGGGGGCGGAACTGATGCGACAACAGGGCTCAGATTTCGACAGTGGCATGCCGGGCTTCGCCGGCAAACTCACAGATCAGGAAATTTGGAACATTCTCGGCTTCATTAAGTCGACCTGGCCAGAGCGAGAGCGCAATGCTCAGGCCGCACGCACAGCAGCAGAACAAGAGGGATAA